A window of the Arachis duranensis cultivar V14167 chromosome 5, aradu.V14167.gnm2.J7QH, whole genome shotgun sequence genome harbors these coding sequences:
- the LOC107487750 gene encoding uncharacterized protein LOC107487750 — translation MDLKLPMETTTVPMRVGSSEPVTRGVKTANGQAKAANKVILAGLKKRLQDAKGAYAKELPLVLWAYRTTPQSATGETPFRLAYSIEVMIPVQVNKQSPRVRFYDEVGNLQAYKEELKLLPEVQEQTQIREAALKQRMTNKYNKKVIRRSFTLDDLVLIKNDIRLTSRVRKNSLLIRKGHIR, via the exons ATGGATTTGAAACTTCCAATGGAGACGACAACTGTTCCAATGAGAGTTGGTTCTAGTGAACCAGTTACACGAGGCGTTAAGACTG CAAATGGGCAAGCTaaggcagccaacaaagtcatactggctggATTAAAGAAAAGactacaagatgcaaagggagcttACGCCAAAGAACTCCCTCTAGTattatgggcatatcgaactaCACCTCAGTCTGCCACgggagaaacacccttccgacttgcttatAGCATAGAAGTCATGATACCAGTTCAAGTCAACAAGCAAAGTCCAAGGGTGAGGTTCTATGATGAGGTTGGCAATCTTCAAGCATATAAAGAAGAACTCAAACTACTCCCTGAAGTCCAAGAACAGACCCAAATAAGGGAAGCAGCACTAAAGCAAAGGATGACAAACAAatacaacaagaaagtcattcgaagaagctTCACCTTAGACGACCTGGTCCTGATCAAGAATGATATTAGGTTAACAAGTCGGGTGAGGAAAAACTCTCTGCTAATTAGAAAGGGTCATATAAGATAA
- the LOC107487752 gene encoding uncharacterized protein LOC107487752, with translation MGFGRRWMTWVMECVSTCSMSVLINGSPSKPFKMERGLRQGDPLSPFLFVLVVDVLHMMIEEAIRNGRIFSLLVGRDLIELSHLQFADDTILFYPPEEETIKNYRRLLRCFKLIVLGCKVATLPVKYLGISLGANPSLPVYYLSLYKMPKAVPEKLISLQRQFLWSKEDKRNGMVLVKWEVVQDPKRLGGLKVGNALVRNTALLFKWWWGFSKEECPLWKKVICSCNNLNPNVPLSTQELPVRGVRGETFVNCSLRIKN, from the exons ATGGGATTTGGACGAAGATGGATGACTTGGGTAATGGAATGTGTTAGTACGTGTTCTATGTCAGTGTTGATAAACGGCTCGCCTTCTAAGCCATTCAAGATGGAACGGGGGTTGCGACAAGGAGATCCTCTGTCCCCATTTTTATTTGTTCTGGTTGTTGATGTCCTGCATATGATGATTGAAGAGGCTATTAGGAACGGTCGCATATTTTCGTTGTTGGTTGGAAGAGATCTTATAGAGTTGTCGCATCTTCAGTTTGCAGATGATACTATTTTGTTCTATCCACCTGAGGAAGAGACAATTAAAAACTACAGGAGACTGCTTCGTTGCTTTAAGTTGAT TGTGCTGGGTTGTAAGGTAGCCACTCTTCCAGTTAAATATCTGGGTATCTCATTAGGAGCAAATCCGAG CCTCCCGGTTTATTATTTGAGCTTATACAAGATGCCGAAAGCTGTTCCAGAGAAGTTGATATCTTTGCAAAGACAATTTCTATGGAGTAAGGAGGACAAGAGGAATGGTATGGTTTTGGTCAAGTGGGAAGTGGTGCAGGATCCTAAAAGGTTAGGTGGTTTGAAAGTTGGGAATGCTTTGGTCCGCAACACAGCACTCctgtttaagtggtggtgggGCTTTTCAAAGGAGGAGTGTCCGCTGTGGAAGAAGGTGATTTGTTCCTGCAATAATCTGAATCCGAATGTGCCTCTGTCCACCCAGGAATTACCTGTTCGGGGGGTCCGTGGAGAGACATTTGTCAACTGCAGTTTGCGAATCAAGAATTGA